From the genome of Phycicoccus duodecadis:
ATGGGCCCGCAGCCACTCGGATGCGCCCGCGACCGAACCGACCACAACCTCCGGGCGGTTCAAGCCGAGGCCGTCATCGGAGACTTCACCGCGTAGCCGCACGAGATCATCCCGAGTACGGTCCACGAGAGCCTTGATGCTCGGATCCGGAACACCGGCGACCGTTCGTGCCGCCTGGGGCCAGAGAGCCGGCGGAACGGCACGAAGGATCTCCTCCGCGTGGTTCAGCGCCGCGTCGAGCCGCTCGAAGTCCGTCTCACGTCCCTGCCAGTAGCGGCCCAGAGCGCCGGCCATCCCCTGCTCTGCCGTGCCGAGGTCCGCCTGGGCCCGAGACCATGACACGGCCAGCCCGAGGTCCTTGATCGCGTCATCGAGGTTGACGACCTCCGCCTTGAAGGCAGCAACGGTCTTCTTGTCACGCCGGTACTCCCCCATGAGCTTGCGAAAGCCCTTGTGGACCGTCGTGAAGCGGGCGTGCAAGTCTGCGAGCGGCGCGGCTAGGGCCGCGGGGGTGAAGGTCCCCTGGGCCGCCGCCTCGGCAGCCGCCAGTTCCCGGACCCGGGAGCCCAGGATCTGCGCTGCCCCCCGCGCCGACGCCAGGCCATCGGTCGTCAGCCACGTCGCCTCGGGAGGTGCGTCCATGAAGGGGATGGCCGCGATCGACAACACGTGGTCGATGTCCGAGAAGGTCGCCGGCACTGGTACGCCGAGCACTTCGGCCAGGCGCGAGGCGGAGTCCCGACATCCGTCCGCCGTGGTCGCCCACCCCGACATGCGGCGGCGGAGCTCCTCGGCCCGCGAGCCGGTGAGAGCGCCAACGGACACCGGGCTCGGTGTGGACACGGAGACCGTGTAGTCGCTCGGAAGGTCCTCCGTGGGCGGCAGTGACCGCCAGGCGTCCCCGACCACTTCCCGAACCCGTTGCTCTTCAGCCCTGACGGCTGCGATCCCCGCCTCCACGGTCGATACCGCGCCCTTGACGATCTCCAGGTCCTCCACCGTGAGCCACGCGTTCGGCACCTCTGCGGGTCGGGCTACGGAGAGCTCGATGAGCGCGTCGAGGAGGTGGAGGTCGGACAGCGCAGGCAAGTCGAAAGCCTCTCGAAGGCCGTCGTTGTGGCGCGCCACCCCCTCCAGCTCTTCGAGACCACGCCGCGCGGCGTAGATCCGCGCCCCGAAGGGGGACTGGTCCGTGACGCCGCGCCACAGGAAGCTCTGGCCCTCCAGAGCAGGCCTCCAGCACCTGGCGAGACGCGCTGCGGCATCGGCGATCGCGCCGAGGCCAGTCTCCGTGAGCGCGAGACCGGGTGACTTCGGCGTCGGAGCATGGGGTGCTTCGTCGAGCTCGGCAACGCGACCCAGTACCTCATGGACGGTTCTGCCGAGACCGGGACGGACCTCGTTCATTGCCCGCGCGTAGGCCGACAGCTGCGTCCGTCGGTCGGCCGCCTGGCTCCGGTCGCGGGCCGACATCGGCGGCGGCGGCACCGGCACCGTGTCGAGGGCCGACGCGAGCTGCGCAGCAACTTCTTTGCGGCTCGCCTTGTGGCTGTGCAGCTCGAGGACGTAGCTGCCCAGGCCCACGTGCTCGAGCCGGTTCCTCACGACCTCGAGCGCCGCCGCCTTCTCCGACACGAACAGTACGGTCTTCCCGGTGTGGAGCAGCGCGCCGATCATGTTGGCGATCGTCTGGGACTTCCCCGTGCCGGGCGGGCCGTCCATGACAAAGCTGTGCCCAGCCACGGCGGCGGCGACACAGGCCCGCTGTGACGAGTCCGCGTCCAAGACCAGGGGCGTCGACTCCGGGGGCGCCTCGTCGTCCACCTGCTCCGTAGGGATCTCCTCGAAGAGGAACCCACCGCCTTGGGCCGTGGGGTCCTGCGTTGCGAGCGCCGTGACCACCGGATGCGCCGCGATCGCCTCGGCGTTCTCCAGCAGGTCCCGGTACATCGCCTCCTTCATGAAGGAGAAGACCGAGAGGGTCACGTCGGAAGAGACCATCCACCCCGGCTTCTTCGCTACGGCCGAACGAACTGCGTCCAGGAGCTCCTCGACGTCGGCGGTCTCCGGGTCCTCGACTGTTGGAAGAGTCACCCCGAAGTCGTTGAGCCGTAACGCCAGGGCGGGGTTGAGCACTGCGTCGCCGTCGTCGTTGGCCTTCAGCTTCGGATCGTTCTGACGTCCCATCGGCACCAAGGTGACCGGGACGAGAAGCAGGGGGCTGGCGAACCTCGTGCCGTCGACGTCGGCCCAGTCGAGCATGCCGAAGGCGAAGTACAAGACGATGAGACCCCGGTCCAGGTACTCCTGGTGCTCGCGACGCTGGAGGTTCTTCAGCGCACGACTCAGGTCCCTCTCCAGCATCGAGGTGCTGAGTGCCGTCGGGTCCGAAGGCGGCGTCGTGGACTTCTCCCCGGACTCTGCCGGTTCGGGCCGGCCGCGGAGGCGCCAAGTTCGTCCCGCCCGTAGGCCGGCCAGCACGGTGGCGATGTCCGGACCGTCGATAGGCACGCTGCCCGTCTTGGTGTGCTTGAAGTTCAGGGCGCGGTTGGTTCCCGACAAGTTGATGAGACCGTCACGCCAGACCCGTAACGCCTCGTCGACGTCGGTCGGGATCGATGAGACCTCACTTCGCGGTCGTCCCACGTGTCCTCCCGTGTCCTATCGTGCGTGCGACCCCGGCGCCGCCCCCACAGAGCGGCGACGTTACTTCACCGGTCCATCAGAAGTGCGAGGCCCTGCCCAATTGCTGCGGCCGCGTGCTGACGGACGGGTCTTGGGCGCTGAGGAAGTCGGAACGATGGCGGGGCCGGACAGCCGAGCGGCCGCTCTTGGTCTAGGTACGGGGGCCTGATGCCCCGGGCTGCTCACGGGACTCGCATCCTGCGGGCATCGCAATGACGCGGCCGGGGACGCAACAACTGCCCATATCGGTTGAGCCGCAAGTCTTCGTGGAGGATCCGGCCCACTGAACTCCGGACGTAGGAAACCTGGTTGTCACGCGGCAGCCAGCCTGTGGCCTCGACCGGTGCGGCCCGTAGGCTTCAGGATTCGCTGCCGGAGGGAAGGTGCTCCTTGCTCCAGCGGTCGATGCGGGAGTTGCGTGCGGCGATGAAGTCCACACTCCGGTCGCGGTACTCGCGGTAGGTCTCGACATCCCCGGGGATCGCCCCGGCACCGAAGTCTGTTGACGGCAGGAAGAACTTCACGCCCCCGGTCTCACGGTCGACCAAGTCCTGAAGCAGGAAGAACTCGACGTAGCCAGCGAACGATCCGAACAATGCGAAGAAGTCGTCGTACCGGGCGATGGTCGGCCCGAGGGGAGTCCGGGTGTCGCCGTCGTAGTACCGCCGGATGCACTCGAGCGTCAGGTCCATGCGGTCGGCGATCCGCCTGTGCATCCCGCGGCCAGTGTTGATCGTCCACTTGCGTTCGATCTGGTTGCCCGGGAAGACCATGAAACCGCCGATGGTGTGGCCGAGGTCCCTGAACGACTCCACTTCACCGTCGTCCAACTGATCGAGAACGGGCCCCGCGACCAGCCAGCTCTTGAAACTCGGGATGACCGAGTCGCTCCCGAGGAAGAACTCACCCCGGTGGGACTGGTGGTACAGGTAGGCCCGCGGTCTCGTCGTGACCAGATCGAAGGTCTCGCCGTTCGGCAGCGGCTTGCTCCACAGCAGCTGGTGATACCGGCGAAGCGTCGGGCTGTGGGAGTCGGGGTCCTTGCCTCTGGCGTCGGTGCGGACGTCGAAGGACGTGTCGATCACGGGCGGCTCGGTCATCGTTCCTCGACTTCCTGTGCCTGACTGGGCACTTCCGGACATTCGAACGGTAGCCCACCCCCGGAGCGCGTCGTCCCACGACTGTGACCGGGCACTGCTTCGTCCAGGCGAGATCTCGCAGATGCGCCGGAGATGTGTCAGACCCCTGTGATGTGCTCGGTCCATGTACCGCAACACATCAACCGTCGTCGGCGTCCTCGCCGGCAGCCTTCTTCTGTCCGCCTGCGGCAGCGGCGACTCGAGCGCCCCGTCTTCGCCCGCGGCCAGTAGCGCGACCTCGAGCGCGCCGTCCACGACGGCCGCCAGCACATCGCCAGCTGCCACACCCACGGCACCCCCGGTAGCGGCCGAGGTGGCCGACAGCATCAAGCAACCGTCGGCCACGAAGATCGTCGCCATCACCGAGGACAACGATCCGAACAACCTGATCGGCCGACCCAACGGGTACGTGAGTGCGGCGGTGATCTACGACTCCAACGCGACGTGCACTGACATCGGGGTGGATTGCGGAGCGACGGTCGAGGTCTGGCCGGACGAGGCCTCGGCCAAGACGCGCTCCGAGTACATCCTGAGCATCCTCAAGGCTTCCCCCATCCTGGGGAGCGAGTTCCACACCCTCGACGGACCCGTGCTGCTCCGCGTGGACGGGAAGCAGCTGAAGCCTTCGCTCGCGAAGAAGTACGCCGCGGCGCTGACCGGCTGAAGCCCGCCGATATCGTAGTTCCGGAGGAGTTCCCCTCCGACCCTGGGCGTACCTGCTCGCCTGCTCTCCTGGACCGTGCCGTCGGCGGTATCCCCGTCGCGGTGAGCGGCCGGCGCGACGTGCGACCCACACTCCCCTCGCCTGTTGTACTCCTGGGCTAGGTTCTCGGCATGCCTCAGTACCCCCGCATCAGGGAACAGCACATCGCCGTCTTCGGAGAGAGCGGCTCCGGGAAGACGGTGCTGCTCTCGTCGTTCTTCGGACCGACCCAGGAAAGGTCCTACTCCAACGACCTGTGGGATCTCGTGGCCGACGACACGGGTCAGGGAAACCGGCTCTTCAAGAACTACGTGGGCATGCGAGACGACGCTGAAGTCCCCCCGACCACCAAGTTCGCGTCCACGACGTACCACTTCAGCCTCAAGCTCAAGGGCACGGACGACTCCGCCGTGAAGCGCCGGCCGTTCGACGTGCTTAGGCTGGCGTGGCACGACTACCCCGGGGAGTGGTTCGAGGAGACGCCGGGAACCGCCGAAGAGGAGGCGCGGCGGGTCGACACGTTCCGCTCACTCCTGAGGTCAGATGTCGCACTCCTGCTGGTCGACGGACAACGGCTCGCGGGGCACCGGGGCGAGGAAGAGCGCTATCTGAAGTCTCTCCTCACGAACGTCCGACAGGGTGTGTTGCGCCTCAAGGACGATCTCCTCGCTGGCCAAGGACCCCTCACCGAGTTCCCCCGCATCTGGCTCATCGCGTTGTCGAAGGCCGACCTGCACCCCGATTGGGACGTCTACGCGTTCCGCGACCTCGTCGTGAAGTGCGCGGCCGACGAGATCGATGCCCTGCGCGACACGCTGAGCACGCTCATCGAGGCTCCGGAGGCGCTGTCGGTCGGCGAGGACTTCATGCTCCTGTCGTCCGCGAAATTCGAGCTGAAGTCCGACCACCTGACACCGGAACGTATCGATGTCACGCAGCGGGTCGGCGTCAACCTCATCCTCCCGGTCGCCTCCCTCCTGCCCCTCGAGCGACGCGTCGAATGGAGCGGGCGGCTTCAGGTTCCGCGGCAGGTCCTCGACACCGTCGCCGATGGCGCCGACCTCTTGGCCATCGCGCTCACCGGTGAAGCGGGAAAGGCTGTCAAGAACCTGGTAGCGAAGATTCCCCGAATCGGTTCGCTGGCCAGCCGAGCGGTGGTCCCCGTGCTCACCAAGGCGGCGCAGATGACCGGCTCGCAACTACGA
Proteins encoded in this window:
- a CDS encoding TRAFAC clade GTPase domain-containing protein, whose product is MPQYPRIREQHIAVFGESGSGKTVLLSSFFGPTQERSYSNDLWDLVADDTGQGNRLFKNYVGMRDDAEVPPTTKFASTTYHFSLKLKGTDDSAVKRRPFDVLRLAWHDYPGEWFEETPGTAEEEARRVDTFRSLLRSDVALLLVDGQRLAGHRGEEERYLKSLLTNVRQGVLRLKDDLLAGQGPLTEFPRIWLIALSKADLHPDWDVYAFRDLVVKCAADEIDALRDTLSTLIEAPEALSVGEDFMLLSSAKFELKSDHLTPERIDVTQRVGVNLILPVASLLPLERRVEWSGRLQVPRQVLDTVADGADLLAIALTGEAGKAVKNLVAKIPRIGSLASRAVVPVLTKAAQMTGSQLRAANEGARQNHDTLTATLTQFKLDLEQGVTDALLIKKR
- a CDS encoding DUF6994 family protein, with protein sequence MLSATSAATGGAVGVAAGDVLAAVVDGALEVALLAAGEDGALESPLPQADRRRLPARTPTTVDVLRYMDRAHHRGLTHLRRICEISPGRSSARSQSWDDALRGWATVRMSGSAQSGTGSRGTMTEPPVIDTSFDVRTDARGKDPDSHSPTLRRYHQLLWSKPLPNGETFDLVTTRPRAYLYHQSHRGEFFLGSDSVIPSFKSWLVAGPVLDQLDDGEVESFRDLGHTIGGFMVFPGNQIERKWTINTGRGMHRRIADRMDLTLECIRRYYDGDTRTPLGPTIARYDDFFALFGSFAGYVEFFLLQDLVDRETGGVKFFLPSTDFGAGAIPGDVETYREYRDRSVDFIAARNSRIDRWSKEHLPSGSES